The uncultured Cohaesibacter sp. genomic sequence GGCCTCGGAAGATTTCTGCGCGGGCTTTGTCGAGCGGTTGGCGTCCGTGTCAGGCGGTCTTTATGCAGCATTGAACTATGACGGCCTTGTCCGCTGGTCGGAATGGCATCCGCTCGATGAGGCTGTGGTTGCGGCGTTCAACCGTCATCAGCAGATCGACAAGGGGCTGGGACCGGCTTTGGGGCCGGTTGCGACCGCCTGTCTGGAAGCCGCTCTGGGTCAGCATGGCTATAAGGTGCAACTGATGGCCAGCCCATGGCGTATGGATGCATCGATGTCGGAGCTGCAGCAGGCCTTCTTGAGTGGTTTTCGTCAGCCGGTGCTCGAAATGGGAGATCTGGGCGAGGCGGAAGTCGAGGACTGGCTCAACTGGCGGCTTGCGGCGATCCACAACCCCGACAGTCTTTGCGAAGTGGGACACACGGACCTGCTCGCCCTACCCCAATGATTGGCGGCAGTTCTTCAGCTCACAGTCAAAGAGGATGTCACTGCCCAGACTATAGACCCTCGTCGTGGGGCGATGTGCTTCAGACAGTGTCTCGATAGCTGGCAGATTGATGCCTGTCGGCCCTGAGCCGATGATGAGGGATGAAATGGCGACATGGAGGCGATCCACCATGCCAGCGTTGATGAAGCGGGCAATGGTCTTGGCCCCGCCCTCGACCAGAATTTTCTTGAGGCCAAGGTTTGACAGTTCTGCGAGAATCTCGGCCGGAGCCAAGCCGGTGTCGGTCGGCTGCAAGCGGATTACTCGCGCGTTGGGATAATCTTGTAGGTTGGCGTGGGTGCTCTGAAAGACGATGACCGGTGCACCGCCGTCATGAAACAGGCCCTCGTCTCCCTTGAGCCGTGCATGGCAGTCGATGGCGACGCGGATCGGGTCTGAGCCATTCACTATCCGCACCGAGAGCCGCGGATTGTCGGCGCTGACGGTGTGCTCACCAACAATCACGGCGTCAACCAGAGCGCGGCAGCGATGAAGGTGGGCAAGGCCATCCGGTCCTGAAACATCGCGGGCATCCCCCGCTGGCGTGGCAACGCGGCCGTCAAGCGACTGCCCGACCTGAGCGAGGACAAATGGTCCTGTAGCCTTGGCGATTGCCCCATAGACTGCGCTTGCCGGGCTGGTGTCAAACTCCGCGTCTGAGCCAGTCTTTTTTAGCGTCAGCAGGGCCTGCCAGACGTCATCAGTCATATCGATTGTCTGTATCGACAAGGTCTTCACTATCCCAACTTCTGGAGCCTCGGCATCAATCAGCCAACAAGACGAGCTGATCGTGGCGATCTTTTGGCGACCACACGTATTTCTTGCAGGACCACCTTTGGCGACAGCCTAGAGAATCCGATAGAGGGTCATGTCACGTTTGATGACATGATGCATAAGCACCGCCCCGATGTGCAGGGCGAAGAGCGTGAGGATGATCCAGGCGCTCCAGAAGTGGATGCCCGAGAGGAAGCCTGCAATATCGGGTGATTTGCCGATGGGGCTCCAGATTTCAACAAGGCCGAACCAGTGCAGCGGGAAGCCGTGGGCGTTGGTTGCCAGAAACCCGCTGATCGGCATGACAATCAGGAAAACATAGAGCAGACCATGCACTGCGTGGGCGGCGATCTGTTCAATGCGCGGGCCCTCTGCTTCAGGGCTGCGGGTCAGGAGCTTGTTGCCGACGCGCAGCAGCATCAGCCAGAGAACCAGAAATCCGAATCCTTCATGCAGCATGTAGAAGGTCAGCTTGGTTTCATTCTGAATGAAATGAATGACAAAACCGAGGGGCCATGTAGCCAACACAAGAGCGGCAATGGCCCAGTGCAGGATCCTCGTCGTTGCCGGATAGCGCTCGACAGTGATGTCGAGAGGCAAGGGTTTCACCGTGTCCGAAAGTGAGAGTGGTCTGTTTGTATCCGACAAAATAGTCTCCAAAAGCTACCCCTTGAAATCACAACAGGGATCGTTTGCGGCAATAAGTGATCAAGTGTGACAAGAACAATAGTGTTAACTGGAGATTGTGTAAAATACTTATTCGCGTTTCGGGGACTTTATTAGGAGCTCTGTGAGCGGCCCGCCGGTGCACTGGCGGGGTCAGCATTGCGATGCCCGGGCTTGCTGGTTACCGACAGAACAACGGCGCGGCGCTTGGTATTTCCGGCCCGTTTGGCGAACCCGTACTGAACGACTATCCCGAGAAGCATCAGCATGCTGTCCAGAATGAGGTTCAGAGGCAGCACGACATGCAGCATGTGCAGGGAAATGGCGATCAGTGAACCGGTGACGAACGTCGTCAGGCTCGCCTGCCCCATGACGCAGAATGGCATGAAAATTCTGCTGGTAAGGAACCTGCCAATCAATTGTGAATGTGCGATCACATAACCAAGAGCAAGGATGTGCAGAAGGCGCAGGAAAGAGAGATCGCTTTTTCCCATATCCAGAAAGATGCCAATCCCATACGAGACTTGCGGCATAGCTGGGCGTCCAGCCAGCTGCCAGCCCAATGCGGCGAGCACATACAGGACTGAGGCAATATAGAGCCAACGAGAATATGGTACGAGCCTTTGGCCCTGCTTCTTTCGGATGCCGACCATCAGGCCGATGACAAACAGAAGTTGCCAGCCGAAGGGGTTGAGGAACCATCTCGCTCCGGTCGGCCAACCAGGCATATAGAGCCCGGCCAGATGGGTGATCAGCCACAGAGCCGCAGACACTCCGAGAAGCATGTTGAGGCTTTTTTGTCCCAACCAGAGGAAGAATGGCAAAGCAGCTAACAGCACACAATAGAGCGGCAGAATGTTGAAGTATCCAAGCTGATAGGACAACAGGAACAGCCCGGCAATGGCTTCGCTCGGGTGCTGGACCAGAGGCAAAACATGCAGTTCCTTGATCAGCGCCTGCATGGGCAAGGCCAGAGACAATGCGAGCAAAGCGACAATGACTGCGATGGTCGAAAGGACATGTGCGGAGTAGATCACGGCGACGCGCCGCCCAATCTTCGTTGTGGCCATTCTTGTCTCACCACCGAAGAAGGACCGGGAATAAGCCAGCCCGGCGGCAATTCCAGACATCAGAACAAAGGCTTCGGCCGCATCGGAGAAGCCGAAATTTCCCATGGTGTAGGACGCCCACGGATTCGCAGGCGAATGATCGATGAAGATCGTGATCAACGCCAAGCCACGCAGTATGTCAATTCTGAGATCCCTGCCCGAGTTTACGGCGGGACCATGTGACGACGTTATACCCACCCGGTGGTCCTTTGCATCTGTTGGCCAGTCCTCTCGCAGCTGTTGCTGCTTTGCATGAGAAAGGACAGTCAGGTGCTGTAGACCAAGAAAGCGGCGTTAAAAAGCCGATTCCAAGGCTGCGCACAGATTTCGGTGTCGCTTGGGTTGCGGTCAGGATGCCTCGATGGGGTGCATATGGGTGTGCACGTGGGCATGGCTGTGGATCATGGCATCACTGAGCGTGCCATCCCGCAGCATCATGCCGCGCGTTGCCATGCGGCTGATGAAGGCATCGTCGTGAGAGACGAGGATCATGGTGTTCGAGAAGGCCAGCAGGGCCTGTTCCAGCAGCTTGCCATTCTCCATGTCGACGCCGTTGGTGGGTTCGTCGAGGAGTAGTACATCGGGCTTCATGGCAAGTAGGCCAGCAAGGCAGATCAGACGTTTTTCTCCGCCCGAGAGTTTGTGTACCAGCCTGTCCGCCAGATGCTGAAGGCCGAGCTGTTCGAGGGTGACCTCGGCTGTCCTTGTCGCCTCCTCGCTTGATTGGCCAAGGTTTACGGGGCCGAAAGCGACATCCTCAAGAACCGTCGGGCAGAAGAGCTGGTCGTCGCTATCCTGGAACAGAAAGCCGATCCTCTGCCGTGCCTGTCGAAAGTCAGCTTCGCGCATGCAGACCTGACCAAACAGTCTGATCTGGCCATGGCTCACTGTTTCAAGACCGACTAGGGATCGCAGGAGGGTCGTTTTGCCTGCACCATTCGGTCCGACGATTGCGAGCCGCTCTCCCTGCATAAGGGCGAAGCTCGAGTGGTGGAGCACTGATCTGCCGTCGCGCTCGACAGTGATGCTATCAGCTTCGATCAATGGATCCATAGAATTTCCCAGTTCAGAAGTGCGGTGGCCAGTGCCAGCAACAATGCCGACAGGAGCCAGTCGGCAAAGGCAATGGCAGGCAAAGGCATGGTTGGGAAGTGTCCGGCAAAGCTTCTCATGCGCATGGCTTCCTCGACCCTGTCAGCCCTTGCGAGAGAACGCAGAAGCAGCATTCCGATCATGTTGCCATAGGTCTTCCATGTATGCCGGTTTGAGCCCGGTCTGAAGGAACGAAGTCTCATCGCGTCCTGTAATCGTCTGAATTCGTTGCCGATGGTGTCGAGATATCGGATCAGCCCCAGAAGAATGCGGACCAGAGCCTCGGGAACTTTCAGCCCGCGTAAGGCCTGTCCGACTTTTACAGGTTCGATACGGGAGAAGCAAACCATGAGGAGCAACACGGAAGCCGAAATCTTGAAGGCAAGAACGATCGCCCGCTCGAAGCCCTGCCAACTGGCTTCGATCCCGCCGATCTGGAAAATAGGTGTGCCGGGTATCGTGAATGGAAGCGTGATGAAGAGCAGGATCAGGAAAGCTTCCAGATGCAACAGACGCCGCCACGAAATGGGCGTTTTGCTGAGTGCGGCCAGAGCGATCATCCAGCCAAGATAGGTTGTGCTGGGCGCGATATGGGTTATGGGCGACTGCAACAGCACGATCCCTACGGCAACAACGATCCTGAGCCGAAGATCGGCAGGCAGCCTCATGAACGACGCCCCCTCGCCCAGAGCGCGATGCCAGCGATGCCCACGATCAGACAGATGCCCGATACGATGTCTGTGAGCCGCAGACGCGAGTCCATCTGCTCGATCCGTTCAAGCAGCGGAGCGATTTCGCGGGCGACGGCTGTCTCGATCAGGGCTTCAGTCAAGGCCGGACTATCATTGCTGAGGGTGGCGTCAGGTGATTCCAGCTTGTGGGAGACTGGGGCGGCTTCCGTTACGTGCGCTGCCTCACTAGCTCCGAAGCGATCAGGCCGCAGTTCGCGGCTCGCTATGTGACCCTCGCCTGAGTTGATCGTCACGGTAACTGGCCCTGTGACGGTCGCGGGGGCTTCAAAGCGGAAACCGCCTTCCCTGTCGGTCTTTCCCGTGGCGATTTCCTCGTCGGACATGGTGGCTTTCCATTCGACATCGAACGGGCGCCCTCCACCGACAAAAAAGCCGTAACCGGTGACCATGGAGCCTTCAACGGTCGCAAAGACCCTGAGACTGTGAGCGAGTGTCGGCTCGGACAGACAGAGGCAAAACAACAGAAATGTGACAAGCCGGATCATGCGCTAGCGCCTTTCTCGGCCAACCGGGGAAAGAGCGTTTCGGGGGATGTCTTCTTCAGGAAGCCGATCACTGTGCCGCAGATCAGCGCCTCGCCAATCGAGAGCGGCAGATATGTCACCAGCAGGACCTTGGCGGCAGGCACATAGTCGGAGGACGACAGCCACAGCGAAATGGCCACAAGGCCACCGGTGCCGAACACGGCGACGGCGGCCCCTACAGCTCCGATGACACTTGCACTCATTGGTGATGAAGCGCGCCTGATCATGGATCCGATCAGCAGAGCGACGACAAAGCCGGGCAATGCGATGTTGATTGTGTTGACACCAAGGGTCGTCAGGCCGCCAAAACCAAACAGGATCGTCTGGAGCAACAGCGCCACCAACACGGCAGGAAAGATCCCCGGCCCCAGCATCAAGGCCATCAGGGTCGACAGCAGCACGTGGACGCTCGACGGCCCGACCGGAACCGACAAAAGTGATGCGGAGAAGAAAACAGCCGACAGAATGGCAATGCGGGGGATGGCCCGATCATCGATAGAGCGCAGCCCCATAGCAACGCCTGTTGCTGCCACCGCGCCACCCCCGATCAGCACCGGGAGCGACAAAAGTCCGTCTGGGATATGAGCCATTATTCAGCCGTCTTGGCGTTGACCCAGATAAGCGCTCCGAGCTCCACCGGAACCTTTTTTCCGTCCGGAGAGGTCATGGGCTCGTCGCCATCGATCAACGCAGCAAATCCCCACCAACCCGAAACGGGCATGGCGTAAGAAAAGGTTCCATTCGCATCAGCCTTGATCACCTGAGTGATATAGGCATCATTCGGGGCCTTTATGCCATGGTTGTTGATGAATTCAACCTCGATTTCGGCGAACGGAACCGGTTTGCCACCTTTCGTGACGATGCCTGTGAAGAGGTTGCCGGTCCAAAGGCCGGTCGGTTGGCTCAATGGCGTGATCTCTACCGGGAAACCGACGCTTTCATCCCAGCCTTCACCGGAGGCATAATTGTCGACGACGACCTTGGAATAATGAATGATATATTTGCCTTCTGCCGGTTCCCAGTAGGGAGCCGGTTCAATGTAGAAGATCGCAGCGCCGGGCTCCACGAGTTCGTGGGTCAGGCTGTAGGCCATCATTTTGCCCTGAGCTGCTTCTTCGAGATCTGAGATGAGGTCGGTCTTGACGCCGCCCTTCAGAACGCCGACGGCGGTCGGCTTTGCCATGTTCATCACCGGTCCGCCCTCGAACGGATGGGTGAATATGTAGTTGAGGGTCACCTCTCCCCCATCAGGAAGAACGTCAGCCGAGGGAATGATTTCCTGAAAATGCGCCGATGCTGTGTTGGCGATAACGGACACAAGGGCGGCCATCGTCAGAGTGCGGACGGTCTTGATCATTGTGCGAGGATCCTGTCGTGGTTGGACTCAGTATGATTTATTTCTAGATAAATCATACTGATGAGATCTGCACAATACGTGTTTTTTTGTTTCTTCTGATATTGGCCGTTTGCTGCTAAGCTCCTCCACAAGCCAATGACCGGGCAAAACAAGCAAAAGACCGGGGTAGATATGAAGCGCATTACGATCACGCTTTCCGATGAAATCGCAGCAGCACTGGACCAGTATATGGGCGAAAGCGGGGCGCTCAATCGTTCAGAGGCCATTCGGGATCTGGTGCGCCGCGCGATGTTGCATCAGAATGATGGACCTGAGCACGCCGATTGTCTGGGGGTTGTTTCCTACACCGTTGATCAGACCAAGAGAAACCTCGGGGCACGCCTCGCAAAGCGCAGGCTTGATGCCCACAATCGGCACCTCACGTCAATTTCGGTGCCGCTTGATCACTCTACCGCACTGGAGATCGAGGTGACGCGTGGCAAGCTGGGAGAAATTGCGTCGGCGGCGGAAACGCTGTTTCTGGAACGCGGCGTCGCCCACGGGGCCCTGTCGCTTGTTCCCGTCTCCGTTGGGGGCGACCATCATGTGCATGATGGTGAGGAGGCATCCCCGCATCGTCACATCCATGTGCAGCAGAGCTTCAGCAAGCCTCATGAGAATGACTGATAAATATCAGAGCCGGGTACCATGCGAGTTTTCCAGTGTCTCTGTATATTTGCAATTTTTGGACTATACCTACAGCTTCGGACAATGTTGAAGCGATAGGGTCTTTGAAGAACAGAGTTTGTCTGTTTGAAAAATCGGCCTGGGAGGTTTTTACTCATCCCAGCCTGGCACGGACAAGAAAGATTGTCCGGCCGTGGTCAATATGTTGAAGTCAATATTCGTCTTGTAATGAAGTGGTTCATGGCGAAAGACCTATTCAATGTTTCAGGTCGTTTCCAGATTGCCATTGAACATGTAGCCAAGATACCGCTTGGAATCGATTGGATCGTAGCCAAGTCTCACTTTGAGCTTCTTGCGCAGTTTGCTGATGTGGCTTTCTACGACGGTTTCTTCAACATCTTCGTTGAGAAGACCATAGA encodes the following:
- a CDS encoding cobalamin biosynthesis protein CbiL produces the protein MIRLVTFLLFCLCLSEPTLAHSLRVFATVEGSMVTGYGFFVGGGRPFDVEWKATMSDEEIATGKTDREGGFRFEAPATVTGPVTVTINSGEGHIASRELRPDRFGASEAAHVTEAAPVSHKLESPDATLSNDSPALTEALIETAVAREIAPLLERIEQMDSRLRLTDIVSGICLIVGIAGIALWARGRRS
- the nikR gene encoding nickel-responsive transcriptional regulator NikR — encoded protein: MKRITITLSDEIAAALDQYMGESGALNRSEAIRDLVRRAMLHQNDGPEHADCLGVVSYTVDQTKRNLGARLAKRRLDAHNRHLTSISVPLDHSTALEIEVTRGKLGEIASAAETLFLERGVAHGALSLVPVSVGGDHHVHDGEEASPHRHIHVQQSFSKPHEND
- a CDS encoding ABC transporter ATP-binding protein yields the protein MDPLIEADSITVERDGRSVLHHSSFALMQGERLAIVGPNGAGKTTLLRSLVGLETVSHGQIRLFGQVCMREADFRQARQRIGFLFQDSDDQLFCPTVLEDVAFGPVNLGQSSEEATRTAEVTLEQLGLQHLADRLVHKLSGGEKRLICLAGLLAMKPDVLLLDEPTNGVDMENGKLLEQALLAFSNTMILVSHDDAFISRMATRGMMLRDGTLSDAMIHSHAHVHTHMHPIEAS
- a CDS encoding RibD family protein codes for the protein MTDDVWQALLTLKKTGSDAEFDTSPASAVYGAIAKATGPFVLAQVGQSLDGRVATPAGDARDVSGPDGLAHLHRCRALVDAVIVGEHTVSADNPRLSVRIVNGSDPIRVAIDCHARLKGDEGLFHDGGAPVIVFQSTHANLQDYPNARVIRLQPTDTGLAPAEILAELSNLGLKKILVEGGAKTIARFINAGMVDRLHVAISSLIIGSGPTGINLPAIETLSEAHRPTTRVYSLGSDILFDCELKNCRQSLG
- the cbiM gene encoding cobalt transporter CbiM; protein product: MAHIPDGLLSLPVLIGGGAVAATGVAMGLRSIDDRAIPRIAILSAVFFSASLLSVPVGPSSVHVLLSTLMALMLGPGIFPAVLVALLLQTILFGFGGLTTLGVNTINIALPGFVVALLIGSMIRRASSPMSASVIGAVGAAVAVFGTGGLVAISLWLSSSDYVPAAKVLLVTYLPLSIGEALICGTVIGFLKKTSPETLFPRLAEKGASA
- a CDS encoding cytochrome b, which translates into the protein MTVERYPATTRILHWAIAALVLATWPLGFVIHFIQNETKLTFYMLHEGFGFLVLWLMLLRVGNKLLTRSPEAEGPRIEQIAAHAVHGLLYVFLIVMPISGFLATNAHGFPLHWFGLVEIWSPIGKSPDIAGFLSGIHFWSAWIILTLFALHIGAVLMHHVIKRDMTLYRIL
- a CDS encoding OpgC domain-containing protein yields the protein MGITSSHGPAVNSGRDLRIDILRGLALITIFIDHSPANPWASYTMGNFGFSDAAEAFVLMSGIAAGLAYSRSFFGGETRMATTKIGRRVAVIYSAHVLSTIAVIVALLALSLALPMQALIKELHVLPLVQHPSEAIAGLFLLSYQLGYFNILPLYCVLLAALPFFLWLGQKSLNMLLGVSAALWLITHLAGLYMPGWPTGARWFLNPFGWQLLFVIGLMVGIRKKQGQRLVPYSRWLYIASVLYVLAALGWQLAGRPAMPQVSYGIGIFLDMGKSDLSFLRLLHILALGYVIAHSQLIGRFLTSRIFMPFCVMGQASLTTFVTGSLIAISLHMLHVVLPLNLILDSMLMLLGIVVQYGFAKRAGNTKRRAVVLSVTSKPGHRNADPASAPAGRSQSS
- a CDS encoding DUF4198 domain-containing protein, whose amino-acid sequence is MIKTVRTLTMAALVSVIANTASAHFQEIIPSADVLPDGGEVTLNYIFTHPFEGGPVMNMAKPTAVGVLKGGVKTDLISDLEEAAQGKMMAYSLTHELVEPGAAIFYIEPAPYWEPAEGKYIIHYSKVVVDNYASGEGWDESVGFPVEITPLSQPTGLWTGNLFTGIVTKGGKPVPFAEIEVEFINNHGIKAPNDAYITQVIKADANGTFSYAMPVSGWWGFAALIDGDEPMTSPDGKKVPVELGALIWVNAKTAE
- the cbiQ gene encoding cobalt ECF transporter T component CbiQ produces the protein MRLPADLRLRIVVAVGIVLLQSPITHIAPSTTYLGWMIALAALSKTPISWRRLLHLEAFLILLFITLPFTIPGTPIFQIGGIEASWQGFERAIVLAFKISASVLLLMVCFSRIEPVKVGQALRGLKVPEALVRILLGLIRYLDTIGNEFRRLQDAMRLRSFRPGSNRHTWKTYGNMIGMLLLRSLARADRVEEAMRMRSFAGHFPTMPLPAIAFADWLLSALLLALATALLNWEILWIH
- a CDS encoding methyltransferase domain-containing protein, producing the protein MSGFDKDWLTLREPADMAARARDLVEELRLHLETIPVAKILDMGCGTGSTWRTLSARLPQETRWLLLDYDPLLLEEAAGRIGANDKVSYLQFDLSHLGRLPLDGVSLVTASAFFDLASEDFCAGFVERLASVSGGLYAALNYDGLVRWSEWHPLDEAVVAAFNRHQQIDKGLGPALGPVATACLEAALGQHGYKVQLMASPWRMDASMSELQQAFLSGFRQPVLEMGDLGEAEVEDWLNWRLAAIHNPDSLCEVGHTDLLALPQ